CGCACTCCAGTCTTTGGCTTGTCCTTTTTTGATTTCTCGCCAAGCGTCAAAAGACTGTCTCGGTCGCAAGTTGCGATCGTCTGAATTCAAACGCCCAGCCCATAAAGTTTCTGTCTCGACCTCATTGCGAAAAATTGTCATACACCCAACCGATTGTTGCTGATATCGCAGGGGCACAATTAGTAGAGAACGAATGGAAGTTTCCTCAAAAGCAGGCTCCAAAAACTGTAATTGAGGTTCTCGGTAAAGGTCGGTAATGATGTAGGGAAAATTTTGATTACTTAGGGCGTGTTCCGTGAGATTCTTTAGATCTGTATTCAAAAATAATAATTCAGAAGTCTTATCTTGGGAAGTGTCTTTGTAATGGTTGATAATTCGTTGCCAAAATAAGCTTTCTTCAATACAACCAGCAGTAAGTTTTTCACCACAGGTGTAAAGTTGAGCGGGTTGACCTGTGGCATCTGCGTTGATATACAATCGACCACCAGAACCGTGTAAAGCTTTGACTGTTTGCTCTAGAACTTTTTGCCGAATTTCTGTAATATTAAGGGGTGAATGAAGCAAGCGGCTGATTTGATTGCAAATAGCTTCTTGTTGAGCTTGTTTGCGAGTGCGCGAAAGCAAATTAGACTGAGCGATCGCGATCGATACCTGATCCACCAACAACTGTACGATTTTTAAATCTCTTTCTGAAAAGTTTCGCGGTTTGGAATGGTGAGAAACCAACAAACCCCAAAGTTGATTTTGGTGCAAAATCGGCACAGTTAGAGAAGAATGCACCCCCATAGCGCTGAGGTATTCCACATGGCAAGGATCGACCGCACTATAGCGAACATCTTCTGCCATCAAGCTTTCTCCGGTAGATGGGCAATCCAGCTGACTGGTAGTTTTGCGCCTGGAAGTCACGTCAACGATGACCCTTTGGCGAGCTTTCAGAAACATTTGACGGGAATGGGGAGGAATATCGGTAGCCGGAAAATGCAGGCCCAGCAACGAAGGCAGTCGATTACCGTGACGAGCTTCAGCAATCACTTCTCCACTGCCATCCGTATTAAATAAGTAAATTTTTACGCGCTCGGTTCCCAAAAAGGATCGGATTTCCTGTACTGTTGTCGTCAAAATTTCTTGCAGTTCCAAAGAGCGACGAATTCGCGTGGCAATTCGATTGAGCAAACTCTCTCGATCGTAAAGAGAGCCTTCTCCTGCCTTTATCCCTTGCTGTGATGTCTTTGTATTTTTTCTCTGCGACATTCCGATAAACCTTCTCTTTTGAGCGCTCTCCGATGTTGTCTGCGTGTATTTGTTCAAAAACGAGATTCTGAAGCAAAAGATTTTATTTTGAGGTCAATGTATATAATTTTACATTTTTTAACTATTAAGTTTTAATTATATTTAACATACTTAAAACTTTGTATAAAATCTCAAGAAAAAGATAAAAATTTGATATAAAAACAACAGTGCCATCGTACCTGCTGCTTTTCGAGGCTGAATGAGGCCGTGTCAAGTGTCTTTTTGGCCACTTGATGCTTCCTCCCAGCAAATGACGCAGGAGACCCAAAAACACTAAGTATAATATTTAACTCATCTGGGCGAGTACTGAAAAGCTAGTGCCGCTACGCGGAAGTCAAAAGTCATTCATTCAAAAGTCAAAAATCCTTTGAGCGTCAGCTATTCAACTACTTCCCCTCTGGTGGGTTACTTCTGCCGTGCTGCACTAGGGCATACGACTCCCCGATCGCTCAAAGAATAACTGTGAGGCCAGAGGAGCAGAAGCACGATCGATAATCTTCTGGAGGAATGAAATTAATCGCAAGGGTTTGATATTGTTGACCGTAGAATTACCAACACTAAAACATGACCTCAACACCAATGAAATCAAGAGACTGGGATGCCCTAACTGCTGCCCTGAAAGGGATAGAAATTATTACCGATGCGACCCAAGTAGCTAAGTTATCTCAGGATTACCACACTTTTAGCCCTATTTTACAAGCCCAGCTGGCAGGAAAAACAGGCGATTTGGTTATCCGTCCGGCCAACGAAGCAGAAGTGTTGCGCGTAGCAGCTGCCTGTGTGGAATTTAAGGTGCCCCTGACAGTGCGAGGTGCCGGTACTGGCAACTACGGACAGTGCGTACCCCTAAGTGGCGGCGTCATTCTGGATATGACGCGAATGCAGAATATCTGCTGGGTAAAACCAGGCATAGCACGAGTAGAAGCTGGTGTCAAGCTGGCGCAGCTGGATAAAAAGGCAAGGGAAATTGGCTGGGAAATGCGGATGTCTCCGTCCACATATCGAACGGCAACCATAGGCGGTTTTATTGCCGGCGGTAGCGGAGGCATCGGTTCGATTAACTACGGATTGCTCGGAGATCGCGGCAACCTGTTCGCCTTGCGAGTCGTCACCCTGGAAGACACGCCTCGTGCGATCGAACTGCGCGGAGACCATGTACAAAAAGTAAATCACGCCTGGGGGATCAATGGCATCATCACTGAGTTAGAGATTCCCTTGGGGCCAGCATACCCTTGGGCGGAAGCGATCGTCACGTTCGAGAGCTTTATGGCAGCAGCTCGCTTCGGACAAGCCCTGGCTGACAGCGATGGCATGATTAAAAAACTGATTTGCATTACAGCGTGGCCAATACCCAGCTATCTTACCCCCTTGCGTCAATACATACCGGATGGCTCCCACGCCGCCCTGTTGATGGTAGCAGAAACCAGCCTAGAACCCTTGGCAGATTTAGTGAGGGAATATGGCGGCAGCATCGCCTATCAGAAACTCGCACAAGATGTCGGCAAAGGCTTCCAGCTCGCAGAATATACCTGGAATCACACAACTTT
Above is a genomic segment from Aerosakkonema funiforme FACHB-1375 containing:
- a CDS encoding FAD-binding oxidoreductase translates to MTSTPMKSRDWDALTAALKGIEIITDATQVAKLSQDYHTFSPILQAQLAGKTGDLVIRPANEAEVLRVAAACVEFKVPLTVRGAGTGNYGQCVPLSGGVILDMTRMQNICWVKPGIARVEAGVKLAQLDKKAREIGWEMRMSPSTYRTATIGGFIAGGSGGIGSINYGLLGDRGNLFALRVVTLEDTPRAIELRGDHVQKVNHAWGINGIITELEIPLGPAYPWAEAIVTFESFMAAARFGQALADSDGMIKKLICITAWPIPSYLTPLRQYIPDGSHAALLMVAETSLEPLADLVREYGGSIAYQKLAQDVGKGFQLAEYTWNHTTLHARNVDASITYLQSIFPADKSLKVVEHMYDRFGDEVMMHLEFFRVGGTAIPGALQLVRYTTEERLNEIIRYHEEQGVFIANPHVYILELGGRKKVDVEQLEFKQMVDPYGLFNPGKMRVRLEHDL